Part of the Paenibacillus sp. FSL R7-0273 genome is shown below.
GGAACCAGCAGATTGAAAAAATTCACATTCGGCAGAGCGGCATGCTGGAGGAAGCTTCCCCACCAGGCTTGTACGGTAGCATCTTCCCCGACGCTTTTGGCAATGGCACCCTTCAGGAAGCCGGAAGCATCGAAGCCCCCGGTCAGCTTATGCCAGCCGGCCTCGAGCCATTGATAACCTACATATATACGAACGACAGTCAGCAGCAGCATAGCGATTTTATTAGTACGGAACCAGGTGTTAAACAATGATATCCACTCCTTGATAGTATAGTATGGTTGTTTTCTCTTTGTAGTATCGGATGATCATCCTCGATGGCTTTATGATAAGTGATTTTTTTCACATAAGGTGTGATATAAATCACAATTATCGAATTAATTTTTATATCAAACTAAAATTTGAATATTTTTAAAACAAAACATAAAAAGACTTGCGCAAGCTTCCCCAAATAATGTATTGAGGAGGGGCTTGACACAGCATTTGGTTAAAATTAACATGGGAGCATGGACGAGAACAAAATATTGGCGGTCATTGGCCGTATTCACCGCAGCGGTAACCGGTTCATTGAACGGGAGCTCAAAAAGCATCATATTCACGGCATTGCCCCGTCTCACGGAGATATTCTGTATCAGCTGTTCATCCGTGAAGATATCACGATGAATCAGTTATCCAGCTCCATTGATAAGGATAAATCCACTATTACAGCACTGGTGGACAAGCTGGTACGGCTGGACTATGTGAAGCGGGAGCAGGACCGGACGGACGGAAGAATTTATCGCCTTTCTCTTACAGCCAAGGGCAGGGAGCTGCAGCCGATATTTGAGGAAGTGTCGGCAGCACTGCTGGCCGCGGTCTATGAAGGGTTTGACCCGGAGGAGAAGCAGCAGCTGATCGGTTTATTGGAACGGATCAGGCTGTAACCCGGCACTGCAGCAGAACAGGTCTACAAGAGGGCTTCTCTTGTGGGCCTGTTTTTTTATGGCTGCTGCCTGCTCTACCAAATAAACCGAACGAAATCGGTCCAGCCCGCCAATACATAGTGTAAGCCTGAAGGGGGATGACGGATGAAGCATCCAATGGAATATGCGCAGCTCATTGAACAGACGCTGGCCGGCAGCGTCGAAGCCTATGGTGAGCTGTATGAAGCAACGATACGGGATGTGTACAGAACCGTGCGTTTCCTTGTTTCCGAGCCGGTGAATGCTGAGGATATTGTGCAGGAGGTATATGTGGAGCTGTA
Proteins encoded:
- a CDS encoding MarR family winged helix-turn-helix transcriptional regulator, whose amino-acid sequence is MDENKILAVIGRIHRSGNRFIERELKKHHIHGIAPSHGDILYQLFIREDITMNQLSSSIDKDKSTITALVDKLVRLDYVKREQDRTDGRIYRLSLTAKGRELQPIFEEVSAALLAAVYEGFDPEEKQQLIGLLERIRL